Below is a genomic region from Salvelinus fontinalis isolate EN_2023a chromosome 2, ASM2944872v1, whole genome shotgun sequence.
GCGGCATGTGGCGCTGTCTGCCCGGCCCCTGTGGCCCCCCTGGCCTCCACGACCCCGGTGAGGGGAGCCCTTGGTGGAGCTGGAGGAGCGGCTGGCTGAGCTGTGGCTGCGGCTGTAGCTGCGTCTCCACGACCTGGTGCTGCTGCTGCGACTCCTGCTGCTAGAGCTCCGAGAGCTGCTCCGGTGCCGCCGCTGGTGCCTCTTCCTGCGGCTGTGGCTGCGTGAGCGGGAGCGAGAGTCCTCTGAGGACGAGGACGAGTAGTGACGTCTTCTGGAGCGCCGCCGCCCGCCGCTTCCCCGTCGATCGTACTCGGAGTCAGAGGAGCGTTTAGAGTGTCTCCGGTGGCGCCCCCCGTCACTGTCGTCACTGTAACTGTCTGAGTAGCTGCGGCTGCGCCGGCTGTAGGCGCTCGAGGAGCGCTCTGAGCTGCTGGAGTCTGACTGACTACGGGAGGCCCGGCCGCGGTGTCGCCGCCGGCTGCTCCCTCGCCCATCTCCCCGACGCGACGAGCGGCTTCGGGAGCGGCCGGAGTCCTCGCTCTGGTGCCGGCGCCCCTCTCGGGGCGTGGACCTGCGGCGGCTGGATCGGGAAGCCGAGCCTCCACCTCCTTCCTCCTCACTCTCACTGCTGGGTGGTCTGCCTGGCCCGGGGCTCTTCTGGGCCGAGGAGGAGCAGGAAGCGCTAGGTGGGGCGCTGGGGTCTGTCTTCAGACGCTTGGTGCCGTTGTGCTCCTCAGAGGGCTTGGCCTCGTCAGAGCCTTTCCCTGCCCCACCTTCCTCTGTCCCGGACTTCTGAAGTGCTTCTTTGGCTGGTCGTTTCCTCTTCCCAGGTTCCGTTCCTGTTCCTGCTGGTGCTGGGGGAGCACTAGAAACTGTTGCTTTTTCTTCTTTAGGCTTTTccttatcaccaccaccacctcctccttccccctcctcacctTTGTTTTTGCTCTTCTTTCGTTtgtgttttttcttctttttgGTTTTCTCTCCTAGGATCGCAGTTTCCGCGTCCCCGTCCACTATGGCTCCCTTCTCTTTTTCTTTGCACTTGGAGCCTTTGCCAGATTTCttatgcttcttcttcttcttcttctttttcttcttcttggcTCCGCTTGTGCTACTCTGTAGCTTTTGCTCCTCAGTCTCCCCTTGGGAACCCTCTATTTTTAAGGAGGGCTGCTCCTTATCAGTGTATTCAGTGCTGGGCCCAggggtggtggtggcagcagcagcaTTCCTCTCGTTGACTGCAGCAGCTGCCTCAGGATTGTTTTTTTTCTCAGCTCCTTCACCAGCGGGCTTGGAGGACTTTGCTGCTCGTCCAGCACGGCCCCCTTTGTTGCGGGACAGTTTGAAGTCGAAGTACAGGGGGTTGCAGCTGTAAGAGAGGGCGGGCTGAGCCTTGGTAAAATCCAGCAGCTCCGAGGGCCACTGCAGAGTGGTGCTCTCGTCTTTGCTCAGGACCAGGAAGAAGGGACCGGTGGGGATTTTGGGGCCCGAGTTCGGCTCTGGGACTGGGGCCTCCTGCTTGTTGTCTGGTACTATAGTGGGGGCCGTTGTGGGAGGGGGGTCTGTGAAGCTGGCAGAGGCCTCTTCAGTCTTCAGTTTAGGTGATGTGGGAGTAGGAGTGGGCTCTGTGACTGGAGCTGCAGGAGTCTTCTCTGGCTCTTCTGATTTGCACTCAGTAGCTTTTGGCTGTGTCTGCTCAGAAACCTCTGCTACCACCTTCTCGGTCTTCTTCTCTTCCacctcttcttcatcttcttcttcttgcTCCCTGATCTCACACTGGTCTGTGGCCTTCATGAACACCAGGAACTGGAAGCGGGGTTTGACTCTGCAGTGGGTTGGTGGGATGTAGTGGTAGTACTCAGGCTCCTGGCCGGCCCAGCCTTCCTCcttcttcatcatcatcttcagCTTGTTGAGAGTGGAGGCTAGGGAGGCgccatcatcctcttcctcctgctctGGTTGTTCTTGATGTAGTTGctcctcctgctgctcctcctgctgctcctcctcctctggccCTGCTGTtccattcccccctcctcctcccttggGACTCTCGGTGCTGCAGCCTGACGTCTCCTCCTGTCCAACGgacttctcccctccctcctcctgtccccccccctcctcctcatcatcctgATGGAGTTTAGCGAACACTGCTGCGACCGTCTCCAGCTTCACCGGGGGTTTCTTGGCGAAGGAGAAGGACACGCTGACCTTGGAGGCCCCGGCCGGGGATGAGCTGCTCTTCCCCAGGGAGAAGCTGACGGTGGGGGCTGGTTTGGGGGAGGCCTGACCCCCACTGCTCTTCTCCTCCCCTGACAAGCCCTCCATGGCAGTGTCTGCAGGGGGAACATACTCGGTGGTTACAGCACTCCCCTCTTCACCCTTCTCCCCGTCTACTGCCACAGTGGTGGGTTTGAACATGGGACCACTTCCCGGGGTACTGAAACACAACGATAAAGAACATATTAAAGTGTTATGCATTTCATATAATCATTTTTCTTTGCACCTACATCTGCATTCCTGCACTGATAGAAAGCTGCCACACAGCTattagactgttaaacagccatcacaagcacattagaggctgctgcctataggcacagactagaaatcactggccactttaaggaatggaacacaatgtttacatatcttgcattactcatctcatgtgtatatactgtattctatactattctacggtatcttagtccgttccgctctgacatcgctcatccatatgtatatagtcttaattcattcctattacgatttgtgtgtattgggtatatgttgtgtaatttgctagatattactgcactgtcggagcacaagcatttcgctacacccgcaataacatctgctaacctaatcacgtgtatgtgaccaataaaatcaaTTGTATTGGGTTACAGCCTCCACTTCAGCCAGTAGAGGGCGGTTGAGTCTGCagtatatactgtagcatgtGCTCACCGGTTCTGCTGTTTCCTCTGCTCAGCCAGCTCATGCAGCCTGCGTAGCAGCTTCTCCTGCTTCTTCCCACCCTTCCGGGAGCGTGATGACACGTTTCTCGCAAACTCCCTCTGCTTCAGCTCCTTAAGCCTCTGCAGCAGCACGGGTCAGATGGagaagaagagggatgagggagagaaagaaagcagttAAGGATTTCTGCATCCACAATAAGGGCAATGGTGCAGCAACACCATTCAACAAGACCATGTTATATATCTGCAAAGCCCTCTCCACTGAGACAGGCTCCTTACACTTGTTTCTGGAGTGTCTGGGAGTTAAGGCTCGGTTTCTCTAAGCTCGTGTACACTGCGACAGTATACCCAGTGTGTGTAGGGGTGTAGCAGTGTGGGGGTAAGCGGAGGTCCTCCTCACCTGCTTATGAGCATGGTCGTACGAGTTGATGTGGTTGTCAAACTCTTGGTGCTTCTGGTACTGTTTCTCACACAGCTCACAGTAAAAGTTGGCCCTCAGATCTTCCAGGGCTTTAGCGATGGCCTTCTCCTTTTCCACCTGGTCCTATTGTTGGGGTTAAGGGGCGCGGAG
It encodes:
- the LOC129830011 gene encoding G patch domain-containing protein 8-like isoform X3; translated protein: MQGRTDPVPIILKYDVMGMGRMEMELDVAEDATEKRKVLEVEKEVTEELQQKYKDQVEKEKAIAKALEDLRANFYCELCEKQYQKHQEFDNHINSYDHAHKQRLKELKQREFARNVSSRSRKGGKKQEKLLRRLHELAEQRKQQNRTPGSGPMFKPTTVAVDGEKGEEGSAVTTEYVPPADTAMEGLSGEEKSSGGQASPKPAPTVSFSLGKSSSSPAGASKVSVSFSFAKKPPVKLETVAAVFAKLHQDDEEEGGGQEEGGEKSVGQEETSGCSTESPKGGGGGNGTAGPEEEEQQEEQQEEQLHQEQPEQEEEDDGASLASTLNKLKMMMKKEEGWAGQEPEYYHYIPPTHCRVKPRFQFLVFMKATDQCEIREQEEEDEEEVEEKKTEKVVAEVSEQTQPKATECKSEEPEKTPAAPVTEPTPTPTSPKLKTEEASASFTDPPPTTAPTIVPDNKQEAPVPEPNSGPKIPTGPFFLVLSKDESTTLQWPSELLDFTKAQPALSYSCNPLYFDFKLSRNKGGRAGRAAKSSKPAGEGAEKKNNPEAAAAVNERNAAAATTTPGPSTEYTDKEQPSLKIEGSQGETEEQKLQSSTSGAKKKKKKKKKKKHKKSGKGSKCKEKEKGAIVDGDAETAILGEKTKKKKKHKRKKSKNKGEEGEGGGGGGDKEKPKEEKATVSSAPPAPAGTGTEPGKRKRPAKEALQKSGTEEGGAGKGSDEAKPSEEHNGTKRLKTDPSAPPSASCSSSAQKSPGPGRPPSSESEEEGGGGSASRSSRRRSTPREGRRHQSEDSGRSRSRSSRRGDGRGSSRRRHRGRASRSQSDSSSSERSSSAYSRRSRSYSDSYSDDSDGGRHRRHSKRSSDSEYDRRGSGGRRRSRRRHYSSSSSEDSRSRSRSHSRRKRHQRRHRSSSRSSSSRSRSSSTRSWRRSYSRSHSSASRSSSSTKGSPHRGRGGQGGHRGRADSATCRRDFNRSCIYRSQSPRSASSRATNRNSSSQSQRAGGSRGGGDQRNSSSHFTARQLLDKNQSRKGSDVPTTGTKSGAKIKDPPSGYFGPKLPPVLGNKSMLPLFGKLQAGKKFPAISLTRPDGGEKSSAGKGSDAGGEVILMEPIREFPPPPPPQPAHKQVEETVVVVQEARHLTLDARVLHEPRPLFDQEPSMLMPPYQGEPGQDPSQNPMMEPLMPDMQQHPPPMHAYPNYPPPSLEEEDMGMEAEEESLAPLESQPITFTPEEMEKYGKLQQAAQQHIQQQLLAKHIKTFPSAAAAQAAANMAAAANHLQHAPPPPQQQMIQIHQPAVSAASATSITTVQHLIQQHHAAQAAAMGIHPHGPHPHPQLAQVHHIPQHHLTPISLSHLGHSLGHTLGHQLGVGHAGLIPAHHTAFLSGQPIHIIPASALHHHSPLALHHIPHSSLYPTLFAPRHSNAAAAAALQLHPFLHPIFSGQDLQHPPNHGS
- the LOC129830011 gene encoding G patch domain-containing protein 8-like isoform X1, coding for MLVQRLHTPSLPLHLPLCWKTLMSHGVGGGDDLIVVLYVFVTRAHGKSFSYYWNVFGLFLLCSVCQDNIGHRLLQKHGWKLGQGLGKTMQGRTDPVPIILKYDVMGMGRMEMELDVAEDATEKRKVLEVEKEVTEELQQKYKDQVEKEKAIAKALEDLRANFYCELCEKQYQKHQEFDNHINSYDHAHKQRLKELKQREFARNVSSRSRKGGKKQEKLLRRLHELAEQRKQQNRTPGSGPMFKPTTVAVDGEKGEEGSAVTTEYVPPADTAMEGLSGEEKSSGGQASPKPAPTVSFSLGKSSSSPAGASKVSVSFSFAKKPPVKLETVAAVFAKLHQDDEEEGGGQEEGGEKSVGQEETSGCSTESPKGGGGGNGTAGPEEEEQQEEQQEEQLHQEQPEQEEEDDGASLASTLNKLKMMMKKEEGWAGQEPEYYHYIPPTHCRVKPRFQFLVFMKATDQCEIREQEEEDEEEVEEKKTEKVVAEVSEQTQPKATECKSEEPEKTPAAPVTEPTPTPTSPKLKTEEASASFTDPPPTTAPTIVPDNKQEAPVPEPNSGPKIPTGPFFLVLSKDESTTLQWPSELLDFTKAQPALSYSCNPLYFDFKLSRNKGGRAGRAAKSSKPAGEGAEKKNNPEAAAAVNERNAAAATTTPGPSTEYTDKEQPSLKIEGSQGETEEQKLQSSTSGAKKKKKKKKKKKHKKSGKGSKCKEKEKGAIVDGDAETAILGEKTKKKKKHKRKKSKNKGEEGEGGGGGGDKEKPKEEKATVSSAPPAPAGTGTEPGKRKRPAKEALQKSGTEEGGAGKGSDEAKPSEEHNGTKRLKTDPSAPPSASCSSSAQKSPGPGRPPSSESEEEGGGGSASRSSRRRSTPREGRRHQSEDSGRSRSRSSRRGDGRGSSRRRHRGRASRSQSDSSSSERSSSAYSRRSRSYSDSYSDDSDGGRHRRHSKRSSDSEYDRRGSGGRRRSRRRHYSSSSSEDSRSRSRSHSRRKRHQRRHRSSSRSSSSRSRSSSTRSWRRSYSRSHSSASRSSSSTKGSPHRGRGGQGGHRGRADSATCRRDFNRSCIYRSQSPRSASSRATNRNSSSQSQRAGGSRGGGDQRNSSSHFTARQLLDKNQSRKGSDVPTTGTKSGAKIKDPPSGYFGPKLPPVLGNKSMLPLFGKLQAGKKFPAISLTRPDGGEKSSAGKGSDAGGEVILMEPIREFPPPPPPQPAHKQVEETVVVVQEARHLTLDARVLHEPRPLFDQEPSMLMPPYQGEPGQDPSQNPMMEPLMPDMQQHPPPMHAYPNYPPPSLEEEDMGMEAEEESLAPLESQPITFTPEEMEKYGKLQQAAQQHIQQQLLAKHIKTFPSAAAAQAAANMAAAANHLQHAPPPPQQQMIQIHQPAVSAASATSITTVQHLIQQHHAAQAAAMGIHPHGPHPHPQLAQVHHIPQHHLTPISLSHLGHSLGHTLGHQLGVGHAGLIPAHHTAFLSGQPIHIIPASALHHHSPLALHHIPHSSLYPTLFAPRHSNAAAAAALQLHPFLHPIFSGQDLQHPPNHGS
- the LOC129830011 gene encoding G patch domain-containing protein 8-like isoform X4 gives rise to the protein MGMGRMEMELDVAEDATEKRKVLEVEKEVTEELQQKYKDQVEKEKAIAKALEDLRANFYCELCEKQYQKHQEFDNHINSYDHAHKQRLKELKQREFARNVSSRSRKGGKKQEKLLRRLHELAEQRKQQNRTPGSGPMFKPTTVAVDGEKGEEGSAVTTEYVPPADTAMEGLSGEEKSSGGQASPKPAPTVSFSLGKSSSSPAGASKVSVSFSFAKKPPVKLETVAAVFAKLHQDDEEEGGGQEEGGEKSVGQEETSGCSTESPKGGGGGNGTAGPEEEEQQEEQQEEQLHQEQPEQEEEDDGASLASTLNKLKMMMKKEEGWAGQEPEYYHYIPPTHCRVKPRFQFLVFMKATDQCEIREQEEEDEEEVEEKKTEKVVAEVSEQTQPKATECKSEEPEKTPAAPVTEPTPTPTSPKLKTEEASASFTDPPPTTAPTIVPDNKQEAPVPEPNSGPKIPTGPFFLVLSKDESTTLQWPSELLDFTKAQPALSYSCNPLYFDFKLSRNKGGRAGRAAKSSKPAGEGAEKKNNPEAAAAVNERNAAAATTTPGPSTEYTDKEQPSLKIEGSQGETEEQKLQSSTSGAKKKKKKKKKKKHKKSGKGSKCKEKEKGAIVDGDAETAILGEKTKKKKKHKRKKSKNKGEEGEGGGGGGDKEKPKEEKATVSSAPPAPAGTGTEPGKRKRPAKEALQKSGTEEGGAGKGSDEAKPSEEHNGTKRLKTDPSAPPSASCSSSAQKSPGPGRPPSSESEEEGGGGSASRSSRRRSTPREGRRHQSEDSGRSRSRSSRRGDGRGSSRRRHRGRASRSQSDSSSSERSSSAYSRRSRSYSDSYSDDSDGGRHRRHSKRSSDSEYDRRGSGGRRRSRRRHYSSSSSEDSRSRSRSHSRRKRHQRRHRSSSRSSSSRSRSSSTRSWRRSYSRSHSSASRSSSSTKGSPHRGRGGQGGHRGRADSATCRRDFNRSCIYRSQSPRSASSRATNRNSSSQSQRAGGSRGGGDQRNSSSHFTARQLLDKNQSRKGSDVPTTGTKSGAKIKDPPSGYFGPKLPPVLGNKSMLPLFGKLQAGKKFPAISLTRPDGGEKSSAGKGSDAGGEVILMEPIREFPPPPPPQPAHKQVEETVVVVQEARHLTLDARVLHEPRPLFDQEPSMLMPPYQGEPGQDPSQNPMMEPLMPDMQQHPPPMHAYPNYPPPSLEEEDMGMEAEEESLAPLESQPITFTPEEMEKYGKLQQAAQQHIQQQLLAKHIKTFPSAAAAQAAANMAAAANHLQHAPPPPQQQMIQIHQPAVSAASATSITTVQHLIQQHHAAQAAAMGIHPHGPHPHPQLAQVHHIPQHHLTPISLSHLGHSLGHTLGHQLGVGHAGLIPAHHTAFLSGQPIHIIPASALHHHSPLALHHIPHSSLYPTLFAPRHSNAAAAAALQLHPFLHPIFSGQDLQHPPNHGS
- the LOC129830011 gene encoding G patch domain-containing protein 8-like isoform X2; this encodes MADRFSRFNEERDFQGGNHFDQYEEGQLELEQASLDKPIESDNIGHRLLQKHGWKLGQGLGKTMQGRTDPVPIILKYDVMGMGRMEMELDVAEDATEKRKVLEVEKEVTEELQQKYKDQVEKEKAIAKALEDLRANFYCELCEKQYQKHQEFDNHINSYDHAHKQRLKELKQREFARNVSSRSRKGGKKQEKLLRRLHELAEQRKQQNRTPGSGPMFKPTTVAVDGEKGEEGSAVTTEYVPPADTAMEGLSGEEKSSGGQASPKPAPTVSFSLGKSSSSPAGASKVSVSFSFAKKPPVKLETVAAVFAKLHQDDEEEGGGQEEGGEKSVGQEETSGCSTESPKGGGGGNGTAGPEEEEQQEEQQEEQLHQEQPEQEEEDDGASLASTLNKLKMMMKKEEGWAGQEPEYYHYIPPTHCRVKPRFQFLVFMKATDQCEIREQEEEDEEEVEEKKTEKVVAEVSEQTQPKATECKSEEPEKTPAAPVTEPTPTPTSPKLKTEEASASFTDPPPTTAPTIVPDNKQEAPVPEPNSGPKIPTGPFFLVLSKDESTTLQWPSELLDFTKAQPALSYSCNPLYFDFKLSRNKGGRAGRAAKSSKPAGEGAEKKNNPEAAAAVNERNAAAATTTPGPSTEYTDKEQPSLKIEGSQGETEEQKLQSSTSGAKKKKKKKKKKKHKKSGKGSKCKEKEKGAIVDGDAETAILGEKTKKKKKHKRKKSKNKGEEGEGGGGGGDKEKPKEEKATVSSAPPAPAGTGTEPGKRKRPAKEALQKSGTEEGGAGKGSDEAKPSEEHNGTKRLKTDPSAPPSASCSSSAQKSPGPGRPPSSESEEEGGGGSASRSSRRRSTPREGRRHQSEDSGRSRSRSSRRGDGRGSSRRRHRGRASRSQSDSSSSERSSSAYSRRSRSYSDSYSDDSDGGRHRRHSKRSSDSEYDRRGSGGRRRSRRRHYSSSSSEDSRSRSRSHSRRKRHQRRHRSSSRSSSSRSRSSSTRSWRRSYSRSHSSASRSSSSTKGSPHRGRGGQGGHRGRADSATCRRDFNRSCIYRSQSPRSASSRATNRNSSSQSQRAGGSRGGGDQRNSSSHFTARQLLDKNQSRKGSDVPTTGTKSGAKIKDPPSGYFGPKLPPVLGNKSMLPLFGKLQAGKKFPAISLTRPDGGEKSSAGKGSDAGGEVILMEPIREFPPPPPPQPAHKQVEETVVVVQEARHLTLDARVLHEPRPLFDQEPSMLMPPYQGEPGQDPSQNPMMEPLMPDMQQHPPPMHAYPNYPPPSLEEEDMGMEAEEESLAPLESQPITFTPEEMEKYGKLQQAAQQHIQQQLLAKHIKTFPSAAAAQAAANMAAAANHLQHAPPPPQQQMIQIHQPAVSAASATSITTVQHLIQQHHAAQAAAMGIHPHGPHPHPQLAQVHHIPQHHLTPISLSHLGHSLGHTLGHQLGVGHAGLIPAHHTAFLSGQPIHIIPASALHHHSPLALHHIPHSSLYPTLFAPRHSNAAAAAALQLHPFLHPIFSGQDLQHPPNHGS